In Blattabacterium cuenoti, the following proteins share a genomic window:
- a CDS encoding 2-oxoglutarate dehydrogenase E1 component gives MNDRYSFLNTIHFKEIEALYKKYKDNPNLLEPSWSAFFHGFDFGEENYEKTSVNHKNLCEKNNNDNHQSHKSIYNLKKEFSVFNLINAYRKKGHYFANTNPLFIEDRNKKKFISSLDLENFNLSKKDLDTLFEAGKFIGIGKTSLRNIISYLKNIYCNFIGIEYDYITDSEKIKWIENWFYKYPSVLSSVDKIFFLKKLNEASAFENFVHTKFIGQKRFSIEGNESLLLALEEIVEHSSKKYHTENLMIGMSHRGRLNILSNFFQKNYSHIFSEFQVKEYKDKNFSGDVKYHLGFYKIKKTRNGKYVKIYLIPNPSHLESVNPVVEGITRAKIDFNYEKNTNSNKIIPILIHGDAALSGQGIVYEVIQLSKLKGYKTGGTIHIVINNQIGFTTNCEEARSSIYCTDIAKMIFSPVLHVNSDDIESVIKSIHFAIDFRMHYNKDIFIDLIGYRKYGHNEGDEPRFTQPYLYNEIIKHSESSYKKYKNKLENEGIVNKNDIMKIEKEYQNILYNSYNKSNDIKYNELSSFLEEEWKYHPIEFRYEEIIKKVNTKFPIDKIKEISKIIFSLPKDKKFFKKIKSIFKYRLEMIEKNLVDWSMAEILAYGTLLYEGVNIRLSGEDVARGTFSQRHVVVKTEDEEEIILLNQICVNQGKIDVYNSPLSEYGVLGFDYGYAMFSPHYLTLWEAQFGDFGNGAQIIIDQYISSGEDKWKIRNGIVLLLPHGYEGQGPEHSSARIERYLQLCAKNNLFVVNCTTPANFYHLLRRQMKLKFRKPLIIFTPKSLLRNTKCLSSIDELSYSSFEEILDIPFYDRDKITRIIFCSGKIYYDLLDRKEKIKDEKTALIRIEQIYPLRTDKIKNILEKYKNKKEILWVQEEPENMGLWNFILRKMNHITPLNLISPCESPSPSTGSYSNFLKIQNEILEKSFN, from the coding sequence ATGAATGATAGATATTCTTTTCTAAATACCATCCATTTTAAAGAAATAGAGGCTCTTTATAAAAAATATAAAGATAATCCCAATTTGTTGGAACCTAGTTGGAGTGCTTTTTTTCATGGATTTGATTTTGGGGAAGAAAATTATGAAAAAACATCAGTTAATCATAAAAATTTATGTGAAAAAAATAATAATGATAATCATCAATCACATAAATCAATTTATAATCTTAAAAAAGAATTTTCTGTATTTAATTTAATTAATGCATACAGAAAAAAAGGTCATTATTTCGCAAATACAAATCCTTTATTCATAGAAGATAGGAATAAAAAAAAATTTATATCTTCTCTAGATTTAGAAAATTTCAATTTATCTAAAAAAGATCTCGATACTTTATTTGAAGCTGGTAAATTTATAGGAATAGGAAAAACTTCATTAAGAAATATAATTAGTTACTTAAAGAACATTTATTGCAATTTTATAGGAATAGAATATGATTATATTACTGATTCTGAAAAAATTAAATGGATTGAAAATTGGTTTTATAAATACCCCTCAGTTTTATCATCAGTTGATAAAATATTTTTTTTAAAAAAATTAAACGAAGCTTCAGCTTTTGAAAATTTTGTTCACACAAAATTTATAGGACAAAAAAGATTTTCTATAGAAGGAAATGAATCTTTATTACTTGCTTTAGAAGAAATTGTAGAACATTCTTCTAAAAAATATCATACAGAAAACTTAATGATAGGAATGTCACATAGAGGACGTTTAAATATTCTTTCTAATTTTTTTCAGAAAAATTATTCTCATATATTTAGTGAATTTCAAGTAAAAGAGTATAAGGATAAAAATTTTTCCGGTGATGTTAAATATCATTTAGGTTTTTATAAAATAAAAAAAACCAGAAATGGAAAATACGTTAAAATATATTTAATCCCTAACCCTTCTCATTTAGAATCTGTAAATCCTGTTGTAGAGGGAATAACACGTGCTAAAATAGATTTTAATTATGAAAAAAATACTAATTCTAATAAAATTATTCCTATTCTTATTCACGGAGATGCTGCTTTATCAGGACAAGGGATAGTATATGAAGTAATACAATTGTCTAAACTAAAAGGATATAAAACAGGAGGAACAATTCATATTGTTATTAATAATCAAATAGGATTCACTACAAATTGTGAAGAAGCTCGTTCCAGTATTTATTGTACTGACATAGCAAAAATGATATTTTCTCCAGTTTTACATGTTAATTCAGATGATATAGAATCTGTAATAAAATCTATTCATTTTGCTATAGATTTTAGAATGCATTATAATAAAGATATATTTATTGATTTAATAGGATATAGAAAATATGGACATAATGAAGGAGATGAGCCTAGATTTACTCAACCTTATTTATATAATGAAATTATAAAACACTCTGAATCTTCTTATAAAAAGTATAAAAATAAACTAGAAAATGAAGGAATTGTCAATAAAAATGATATAATGAAAATTGAAAAAGAATACCAAAATATTCTTTATAACAGTTATAATAAATCAAATGATATAAAATATAACGAATTAAGTTCTTTTTTAGAAGAAGAATGGAAATATCACCCTATAGAATTTAGATATGAAGAAATTATAAAAAAAGTTAATACAAAATTTCCAATTGATAAAATCAAAGAAATATCTAAAATTATTTTTTCTTTACCTAAAGATAAAAAGTTCTTTAAGAAAATAAAATCAATTTTTAAGTATAGATTAGAAATGATTGAAAAGAATTTAGTAGACTGGAGTATGGCAGAAATATTAGCTTATGGAACATTATTATATGAAGGTGTTAATATACGTTTATCAGGAGAAGATGTAGCAAGAGGAACGTTTTCACAACGTCATGTCGTTGTCAAAACAGAAGATGAAGAGGAAATTATTCTTCTCAACCAAATTTGTGTTAATCAAGGAAAAATAGATGTGTATAATTCTCCTTTATCTGAATATGGAGTTTTAGGGTTTGATTATGGATATGCAATGTTTTCTCCTCATTATTTAACTTTGTGGGAAGCTCAATTTGGAGATTTTGGAAATGGAGCACAAATTATAATAGATCAATATATTTCTTCTGGAGAAGATAAATGGAAAATTAGAAATGGCATCGTATTATTACTACCTCATGGCTATGAAGGACAAGGTCCAGAACATTCTTCTGCAAGAATAGAAAGATACTTACAGCTTTGTGCAAAGAATAATTTATTTGTTGTAAATTGTACAACTCCAGCAAATTTTTATCATTTATTAAGAAGACAAATGAAGTTAAAATTTCGTAAACCTCTTATAATTTTTACCCCTAAAAGTTTACTAAGGAATACAAAATGTCTATCATCAATAGATGAACTTTCTTACAGTTCATTTGAGGAGATATTAGATATTCCATTTTATGATAGAGATAAAATAACCAGAATAATTTTTTGTTCTGGAAAGATATATTATGATTTACTAGATAGAAAAGAAAAAATAAAAGATGAAAAAACTGCATTAATTCGTATAGAACAAATATATCCATTGAGAACTGATAAAATTAAAAATATATTAGAAAAATATAAAAATAAGAAAGAAATTTTATGGGTTCAAGAAGAACCAGAAAATATGGGATTATGGAATTTTATCTTAAGAAAGATGAATCATATTACTCCATTAAATTTAATTTCTCCATGTGAAAGCCCTAGTCCATCCACAGGATCTTATTCAAATTTTTTAAAAATTCAAAATGAAATACTAGAAAAATCTTTTAACTAA
- a CDS encoding alpha/beta hydrolase — MFLNDRLSLRYIIRKPIKSNNKILVKENNNSSKRSLFLMIHGYGSNEKDLFALAKDIPENFCVISIQGIYILNEDKYFWYDIDFSNEEKFVHVLQAKKTIKKINFFISEVINKYELNNNDIWLCGFSQGSILSYAIGLNNLNIKKVIILSGYLENKILKENKVLNKNLDFFISHGIYDTIIPISWVKKSLNFLKDKGIFSFFFKEYNSGHYLCNSNYKDLINWIKEKNIL, encoded by the coding sequence ATGTTTTTAAATGATAGACTATCTCTTAGATACATTATAAGAAAACCAATAAAAAGTAACAATAAAATTCTTGTAAAAGAAAATAACAATAGCTCCAAGAGATCTCTATTTTTGATGATCCATGGTTATGGAAGTAATGAAAAAGATTTATTTGCTTTAGCAAAGGATATTCCAGAAAATTTTTGTGTAATAAGCATACAAGGGATCTACATTCTTAATGAAGATAAATACTTCTGGTACGACATAGATTTTTCTAATGAAGAAAAATTTGTTCATGTTTTGCAAGCTAAAAAAACTATTAAAAAAATAAATTTTTTTATAAGTGAGGTTATCAATAAATATGAATTAAATAATAATGATATTTGGTTATGTGGTTTTAGCCAGGGTTCTATATTGAGTTATGCTATAGGATTAAATAATTTAAATATAAAAAAAGTGATCATATTAAGTGGTTATTTAGAAAATAAAATTCTAAAAGAAAATAAAGTTTTAAATAAAAATTTGGATTTTTTTATTTCTCATGGTATATATGATACTATTATTCCTATAAGTTGGGTAAAAAAAAGTTTAAATTTTCTAAAAGATAAAGGAATATTTTCTTTCTTTTTTAAAGAATATAATTCAGGACATTATTTATGTAATTCTAATTATAAAGATCTTATTAATTGGATAAAAGAAAAAAATATTTTATGA
- the alaS gene encoding alanine--tRNA ligase, translated as MKYKSVKDTFLKFFQKKDHKVFSSFPLYLKNDPSLFFINAGMNPFKDYFLGHKNPLHTRITNAQKCLRITGKHDDLENVGYDNYHHTMFEMLGNWSFGDYSRREAIEWAWELLTKIYNIPKDNIYVSVFIGDKKDELLMDNETFIFWKNLINKDNILFFGKKENFWEMGDIGPCGPCSEIHIDLRNRKEKEILSGKYLINKNHPKVIEIWNLVFIEFLRKSNGKLEKLSKNHIDTGMGVERLCMILQEKFSTYETDIFYPIIKDIKESLGKIYKNEFYQNVSIRIVADHLRAIAFSICDGKIPSNNGAGYVIRKILRRAIFHVNLFLLKKEPFIFQFVSSLVREMKNYFPELKHNNEYIQHVIKEEELSFLKVLNDGNKKIQHIINETKEKNQRIISGEVIFKLYDTYGFPMNLSKIITEKHQLKIDEKSFQKKLLEQKKRSKEKSNTIIKEDWIDLTKKYTDPLVDQLDHGFVGYIYTEFDNTIITKYRKVKNTFTKNHYYELVFSKTPFYPEGGGQIGDTGYIINVNEKVNIFNTKKENNTIIHYSNKLPLNITFTFKAVVDKDRRKSIEKNHTSTHLLHFALKKILGNHIQQKGSYIGNDYLRFDFSHYKKITSEELLKIDQLVQELIFSDFSLEEKKFSSFQEAIKVASYNEAFDYQNKEEIRVITFKNSSELCVGTHVKNTRSIEVFQIVSESSISHGIRRIKAITSKKAIEYLKNIQNKCESLKIIIKYPNSITDSYNYILDINKKLKKEKLKIEHQQIELLKKIYLSNSIQLSFPFTNIKHVCDINTLGKEILDINIIKKTLLNIRIEIKNIFFIIGFIKDEKPIIFISISNDVVKNNHVHADKIIYEVSKNMSGKHWGTHFFSTFIGTKKDELILIKKNIEKYIKKLLINNQ; from the coding sequence ATGAAATATAAATCTGTGAAAGATACTTTTTTAAAATTCTTTCAGAAAAAAGATCATAAAGTTTTTTCTTCCTTTCCTCTTTATTTAAAGAATGATCCATCTCTTTTTTTTATCAATGCAGGAATGAATCCTTTTAAAGATTATTTTTTAGGACATAAAAATCCATTGCATACAAGAATAACAAACGCACAAAAATGTCTTAGAATTACTGGGAAACATGATGATTTGGAAAATGTTGGATATGATAATTATCATCATACTATGTTTGAAATGTTAGGAAATTGGTCTTTTGGAGATTATTCTAGAAGGGAAGCAATAGAATGGGCTTGGGAACTGTTAACAAAAATATATAATATTCCAAAAGATAATATATATGTATCTGTATTCATTGGAGATAAAAAAGATGAACTATTAATGGACAATGAAACTTTTATTTTTTGGAAAAATCTGATAAACAAAGATAATATTCTTTTTTTTGGAAAAAAAGAAAATTTTTGGGAAATGGGAGATATTGGTCCATGTGGTCCATGTTCTGAAATTCATATAGATCTACGAAATAGAAAAGAAAAAGAAATATTATCTGGAAAATATCTTATTAATAAAAATCATCCAAAAGTAATAGAAATCTGGAATCTTGTTTTTATAGAATTTTTGAGAAAATCTAATGGAAAATTAGAAAAGTTATCTAAAAATCATATAGATACAGGAATGGGAGTAGAAAGATTATGTATGATTCTTCAAGAAAAATTTTCTACTTATGAAACCGATATATTTTATCCTATAATTAAGGATATAAAAGAGTCTCTAGGAAAAATTTATAAAAATGAATTTTATCAAAATGTATCTATACGTATAGTAGCAGATCATTTAAGAGCTATCGCATTCTCTATATGTGATGGAAAAATTCCATCAAATAATGGAGCAGGTTATGTTATAAGAAAAATTTTAAGGAGAGCTATTTTTCATGTAAATCTATTTTTATTAAAAAAAGAACCATTTATTTTCCAATTTGTCTCTTCTCTAGTAAGAGAAATGAAAAATTATTTTCCAGAATTAAAACATAACAATGAATATATACAACACGTAATAAAAGAGGAAGAATTGTCTTTTCTAAAAGTATTAAATGATGGAAATAAAAAAATACAACACATAATTAACGAAACTAAAGAAAAGAATCAACGTATTATTAGTGGAGAAGTTATTTTTAAATTATATGATACTTATGGATTCCCCATGAATTTATCTAAAATAATTACAGAAAAACATCAGTTAAAAATTGATGAAAAATCATTTCAAAAAAAGTTATTGGAACAAAAAAAAAGGTCTAAAGAAAAAAGTAATACAATCATTAAGGAAGATTGGATAGATTTAACAAAAAAATATACAGATCCATTAGTTGACCAATTAGATCATGGTTTTGTAGGATATATTTATACAGAATTTGATAATACTATTATTACAAAATATAGAAAAGTAAAAAACACATTTACTAAAAATCATTATTATGAATTAGTTTTTTCTAAAACTCCTTTTTACCCTGAAGGTGGTGGACAAATAGGAGATACTGGTTATATAATAAATGTAAATGAGAAAGTAAATATTTTTAATACTAAGAAAGAAAATAATACTATAATACATTATAGTAATAAATTACCTTTAAATATTACTTTTACATTTAAAGCAGTAGTAGATAAAGATAGAAGAAAAAGTATTGAGAAAAATCATACTTCTACTCATTTATTACATTTTGCTTTAAAAAAAATCTTAGGAAATCATATTCAACAAAAAGGATCTTATATAGGAAATGATTATCTCCGTTTTGATTTTTCACATTACAAAAAAATAACTTCTGAAGAATTATTAAAAATAGATCAATTAGTTCAAGAATTAATTTTTTCTGATTTTTCTTTAGAAGAAAAAAAATTTTCCTCTTTTCAAGAAGCAATAAAAGTAGCTTCTTATAATGAAGCATTTGATTATCAAAATAAAGAAGAAATACGTGTAATTACTTTTAAAAATTCTTCGGAATTATGTGTTGGAACACATGTGAAAAATACTCGTTCCATTGAAGTTTTTCAAATAGTATCAGAATCTTCTATATCACATGGAATACGAAGAATTAAGGCTATAACTTCAAAAAAAGCTATAGAATATTTAAAAAATATTCAAAATAAATGTGAATCATTAAAAATTATTATAAAATACCCTAATTCTATTACTGATAGTTATAATTATATATTAGATATTAATAAAAAACTAAAAAAAGAAAAATTAAAAATAGAACATCAACAAATAGAACTTCTTAAAAAAATTTATTTATCAAATAGTATTCAATTATCATTTCCATTTACTAATATAAAACATGTATGTGATATAAACACATTAGGAAAAGAAATATTAGATATAAATATTATAAAAAAAACTCTTTTAAATATAAGAATTGAAATTAAAAATATCTTTTTTATTATAGGATTTATTAAAGATGAAAAACCTATTATATTTATATCTATTTCAAATGATGTTGTAAAAAACAATCATGTCCACGCTGATAAAATTATATATGAAGTATCAAAAAATATGAGTGGTAAGCATTGGGGAACTCATTTTTTTTCTACATTCATAGGAACGAAAAAAGATGAATTAATATTAATTAAAAAAAATATAGAAAAATACATCAAAAAATTATTAATAAATAATCAATAA
- a CDS encoding lysophospholipid acyltransferase family protein, producing MVNFDLSFFNEKKKKRLKKEKSNLFKDAFGNFHIIKRFLIFTLGCISYNSYNKGKLQLKGTEYIKNLPDKKVLFVSNHQTYFADVFAMFHVFCSVKNGFINTIENPIYLLNPKVNIYYVAAKETMNQGILTKLFTYSGGITIKRTWKEGDQIINRSVNRSDITRMGVALNDGWLITFPQGTTQAFSPGRRGIVHVIRKYHPIVVPIVIDGFKKAYGKKGIKVVKKEILQKMIFKKPIKIDLKKDSTKSIMEKIMDAIEQSPKYYNNK from the coding sequence ATGGTGAATTTTGATTTATCATTTTTTAATGAAAAAAAAAAAAAACGTTTAAAAAAAGAAAAAAGTAATTTATTTAAAGATGCTTTTGGTAATTTTCATATAATAAAACGTTTTTTAATTTTTACTCTTGGATGCATTTCTTATAATTCTTATAATAAAGGAAAATTACAATTAAAAGGAACAGAATATATTAAAAATCTTCCTGATAAAAAAGTTCTTTTTGTATCTAATCATCAAACTTATTTTGCTGATGTTTTTGCTATGTTTCATGTTTTTTGTAGTGTAAAAAATGGATTTATAAATACTATTGAAAATCCAATTTATCTTCTAAACCCAAAAGTTAATATATATTATGTAGCAGCTAAAGAAACAATGAATCAAGGAATTTTAACAAAATTATTTACTTATTCTGGAGGAATTACTATAAAAAGAACATGGAAAGAAGGGGATCAAATAATAAATCGTTCTGTAAATAGATCTGATATAACTAGAATGGGGGTAGCTCTTAATGATGGATGGTTAATTACTTTTCCTCAGGGAACTACTCAAGCTTTTTCTCCAGGAAGGAGAGGAATTGTTCATGTTATAAGGAAATATCATCCTATTGTTGTTCCTATTGTTATAGATGGATTTAAAAAGGCTTACGGTAAAAAAGGAATTAAAGTTGTAAAAAAAGAAATTTTACAAAAGATGATCTTCAAAAAACCTATAAAAATAGATCTTAAAAAAGATTCTACTAAATCTATTATGGAAAAAATAATGGATGCTATAGAACAATCTCCTAAATATTACAATAATAAATAA
- the odhB gene encoding 2-oxoglutarate dehydrogenase complex dihydrolipoyllysine-residue succinyltransferase: protein MITKVKVPSPGESITEVEVSSWFVKNGDYVQKGQIIAEIDSDKATLEISSEENGVITLMVEKGDKIKVGEVLCVIDNSEKNTQEIKKNRIKNNLNKKEKLNEHEKYDEKNISPASKKIVKEKNIPLESIKGTGKHGMITKSDCISYLNKMEHIPKYSEDSYFINRDITPPMYRSKTIKKLSSLRRKISERLVISKNKTATLTTFNEVNMQEIFIIRKKYKDLFKKKHGVNLGFMSFFTISCIRALKLYPDINAMINEEEKINFNYCDISIAISGPKGLMVPVIRNAENLSFRGIEQEISRLSYRVRNGTISIDEMTGGTFTITNGGVFGSMLSTPIINPPQSAILGMHKIVKRPIVDDNDSIKIHPIMYLALSYDHRIIDGKESVGFLVSVKEAIENPIEFLMKGNENNIPDILEL, encoded by the coding sequence ATGATAACAAAGGTAAAAGTCCCTTCTCCTGGAGAATCTATTACGGAAGTAGAAGTAAGTTCTTGGTTTGTTAAAAACGGAGACTACGTCCAAAAAGGACAAATAATAGCAGAAATAGATTCAGATAAAGCTACTTTAGAAATTTCTTCGGAAGAGAATGGAGTAATAACCTTAATGGTAGAAAAAGGAGATAAAATAAAAGTAGGAGAGGTATTATGTGTAATAGATAATTCTGAAAAAAATACTCAAGAAATTAAAAAAAATAGAATAAAAAATAACTTAAATAAAAAAGAAAAACTTAATGAACATGAAAAATATGATGAAAAAAACATATCTCCAGCTTCAAAAAAAATTGTAAAAGAAAAAAATATACCTTTAGAATCTATTAAAGGAACTGGAAAACATGGGATGATAACAAAATCTGATTGCATTTCATATCTAAATAAAATGGAACACATTCCAAAATATTCAGAAGATTCTTATTTTATAAATAGAGATATAACTCCACCTATGTATCGGTCAAAAACAATAAAAAAATTATCCTCCCTAAGGAGAAAGATTTCGGAAAGATTAGTTATATCAAAAAATAAAACAGCTACACTTACTACATTCAATGAAGTAAATATGCAAGAAATTTTTATAATAAGAAAAAAATATAAAGATCTTTTTAAGAAAAAACATGGTGTAAATTTAGGGTTTATGTCTTTTTTCACTATTTCTTGTATTAGAGCTTTAAAATTATATCCTGATATAAATGCTATGATCAATGAAGAAGAAAAAATTAATTTTAACTATTGTGATATTAGTATTGCTATATCCGGTCCCAAAGGATTAATGGTTCCCGTAATAAGAAATGCAGAAAATTTATCATTTAGAGGAATAGAACAAGAAATTTCACGATTATCTTATCGTGTTCGTAATGGAACTATTTCTATAGATGAAATGACAGGAGGAACTTTTACTATTACTAATGGAGGTGTTTTTGGATCTATGCTATCTACACCAATTATAAATCCACCACAAAGTGCTATTTTAGGAATGCATAAAATAGTGAAAAGACCTATAGTAGATGATAATGACTCTATTAAAATTCATCCTATTATGTACTTAGCTTTATCTTATGATCATAGAATAATTGATGGAAAAGAATCAGTTGGATTTTTAGTTTCAGTTAAAGAAGCTATAGAGAATCCTATAGAATTTTTAATGAAAGGAAATGAAAATAATATACCAGATATATTAGAACTATAA